Genomic window (bacterium):
CACATCTTTGGCGTCAAGGATTTTATGAGTTTCATCATATCTCTATTATCCGAAAAGAAATGCTACCTGTCAATCGGTCGGGGAGCCGGGAATCGAACCCGGTCTTCACGCACCCGAAGCGTACGTACTGCCGGTATACTACTCCCCGATGGTTATAAGCTCAAACGCTTTTGCAGAACCGTGAAATGTTGTGGAGAGCTGAAGAGAGAAAACCTGCTTTCTTTGTACTCCAGCTTCGTGCCAGCTATTAGTTCCTGTATGCGCTGAGGGTTCAACTTGTGAAGATGGACCTCGCGAGTCCGGAACGGATTCTTGAAAAGGATCGTGGCTGCCGGAATGGAGAAGAGTCCGCGAATGGGTTCTGCAGGATACACCAGAAGAACTCTGCCTCCCGGGCGCAGCACCCGGTCCATCTCTTCCAGGGCTTTTTTGATGTTCGGAATGTGCTCTATGGCGTGAAACGAATATAGCTTGTCGAAGGTCGCTTCGTCAAACTCCAGGCGCTCCGCATTCATGACCTTCAGATTATTGGCGACGCCGTGCTTAAT
Coding sequences:
- a CDS encoding class I SAM-dependent methyltransferase — translated: MAYTSKAYALINKKDKRHLKEVLKYLVPRREEKILEVGCGRGFVVRELQNVTPDVYGIDVNPNSIKHGVANNLKVMNAERLEFDEATFDKLYSFHAIEHIPNIKKALEEMDRVLRPGGRVLLVYPAEPIRGLFSIPAATILFKNPFRTREVHLHKLNPQRIQELIAGTKLEYKESRFSLFSSPQHFTVLQKRLSL